The following proteins are encoded in a genomic region of Herminiimonas arsenicoxydans:
- a CDS encoding Hypothetical protein (Evidence 5 : No homology to any previously reported sequences), which yields MPQPPAYNRTKDFTEDFGSETDHSALNAELDKASNSINDIRTNLAILQADDGKLNPNVITTDSISEDVRNDLSQGILAAVGSSVEDAAASAAAAALSETHLADAVTQVNAFKVAAAASEASALASKNTATSEAAAALASKTTVVAAEANVTILASDVAAAKLATDANAASTLANKNASDTNATNAALSASSSDASKVTALAAAADADADRIAAQAAAAAAAASEAAINPANLVHRTSAESIAGVKTFADSPVVPTPSVGDASAKAASTAFVAANFSSAAENAAGTVEGKSVDPLGIREAFNAAGTAPVYACRAWVNFNGTGTVAIRGSGNVSSITDTGVGDYVVNFMAAMPDANYSATGMASTDSTTGGQMPSVWTIDSTQTTSAYQVRTGKPSIPGVAAQGLADLVNVNIAFFR from the coding sequence ATGCCGCAACCACCAGCCTACAATCGCACCAAGGACTTTACCGAAGACTTTGGAAGCGAGACTGATCACTCAGCCCTCAATGCAGAGCTGGACAAGGCGTCGAACTCCATCAATGACATTCGCACCAACCTTGCCATTCTCCAGGCGGACGATGGCAAGCTAAATCCGAATGTCATTACTACCGATTCCATCAGCGAAGATGTTCGCAACGATCTTTCGCAGGGCATTCTCGCGGCGGTCGGCTCGTCCGTGGAAGATGCTGCCGCATCCGCCGCTGCTGCAGCTTTGTCTGAAACGCATCTTGCTGATGCGGTAACTCAGGTAAATGCTTTCAAGGTTGCCGCGGCAGCATCCGAGGCCAGTGCGCTTGCAAGCAAAAACACAGCCACTAGCGAGGCCGCAGCCGCTCTCGCATCGAAGACTACTGTCGTTGCTGCAGAGGCAAATGTAACTATACTAGCCTCCGATGTTGCAGCCGCAAAACTTGCGACCGACGCAAATGCAGCAAGCACTCTGGCAAACAAAAATGCCAGCGATACAAATGCCACAAATGCTGCGCTTTCCGCATCATCTTCCGACGCCTCAAAAGTAACTGCTCTTGCAGCGGCCGCAGATGCCGACGCTGATCGCATTGCCGCACAAGCTGCTGCCGCTGCCGCTGCCGCAAGCGAAGCCGCGATCAATCCAGCAAACCTCGTTCACCGCACTAGTGCTGAATCAATTGCAGGTGTAAAAACCTTCGCTGATTCGCCAGTAGTTCCTACGCCGTCAGTTGGTGACGCTTCTGCTAAAGCAGCTAGTACAGCATTCGTCGCCGCTAACTTTTCATCAGCAGCAGAAAATGCAGCCGGAACCGTTGAAGGTAAATCAGTTGACCCACTTGGCATCCGTGAAGCATTCAATGCCGCTGGAACAGCGCCAGTCTATGCGTGCCGCGCATGGGTTAACTTCAACGGCACCGGCACTGTAGCTATTCGTGGAAGCGGAAACGTGTCTAGCATTACGGATACTGGTGTAGGTGATTACGTGGTGAACTTTATGGCTGCTATGCCGGACGCTAATTACAGCGCAACTGGTATGGCTTCAACTGACTCGACAACAGGCGGTCAAATGCCTTCTGTGTGGACTATAGATAGTACGCAAACAACGTCAGCCTACCAAGTGAGAACAGGCAAACCGTCAATCCCCGGCGTTGCTGCGCAAGGTCTCGCTGATTTGGTCAATGTAAATATCGCGTTTTTCCGCTGA
- a CDS encoding Hypothetical protein (Evidence 5 : No homology to any previously reported sequences), whose product MKLFAFKIRRDAHTTTPVDIPEHELPIVQELFGEENVQTADGRSVEEFGIGEPSGEVPDPEDEFSRLSAKYGSEAVEEVYGKKASKGLETAMAATKKAASKKPEAK is encoded by the coding sequence ATGAAATTATTTGCATTCAAGATCCGCCGTGATGCTCACACCACAACGCCGGTTGATATTCCAGAACATGAACTGCCAATCGTTCAAGAGTTGTTTGGCGAAGAAAACGTGCAGACCGCAGACGGTCGCAGCGTTGAAGAATTTGGTATTGGTGAGCCATCCGGCGAAGTCCCTGATCCAGAAGATGAATTCTCGCGCCTGAGTGCCAAGTATGGCTCCGAAGCCGTGGAAGAAGTCTATGGCAAGAAGGCATCGAAGGGCTTGGAAACTGCAATGGCGGCAACCAAGAAAGCAGCAAGTAAAAAACCTGAAGCCAAGTAA
- a CDS encoding Hypothetical protein (Evidence 5 : No homology to any previously reported sequences): MPISAPDLAALGKVSLDEFMRNTPVDQIGVEHPLLKKLMSKRKLFLGAKQNVTVQIRKAYDTNFAWAYGETTVGFNKRDKGEQAAFPWRRAVDGFYIDYDTLFGNGIKVREGDRGQYKLEQNEKVQLVNLLNENMEQFRLGFMEKLDIELHRNGTASTDAVTGLDGLIAIAPATGIVGGLDRATAVYWRNNFTTAIASTTAGALATAMELQWRKCIRTGGMPDFILAGSAFIDAYRQYGIQGITQNTDAGSVKRLDAGVGSGVSTGLYFKGVEIIWDPNFETLDALDAPVIPWEKRCYFINTKHIELRDDDMDIVTPTRPHNVLALYQMINLRLALVLKKANAHSVMAIA; encoded by the coding sequence ATGCCTATTTCAGCACCCGATCTTGCAGCACTCGGCAAGGTATCCCTCGACGAGTTCATGCGCAATACACCAGTGGATCAAATTGGTGTTGAGCATCCCCTGTTAAAAAAACTCATGTCCAAGCGCAAGCTGTTCTTGGGCGCAAAGCAGAACGTCACCGTTCAAATCCGTAAAGCGTATGACACCAACTTTGCGTGGGCATACGGCGAAACCACTGTCGGCTTCAACAAGCGCGACAAGGGCGAGCAAGCTGCATTCCCTTGGCGTCGTGCTGTCGATGGTTTCTATATCGACTATGACACCCTGTTCGGTAACGGCATCAAGGTTCGTGAAGGTGATCGTGGCCAATACAAGTTGGAGCAGAACGAAAAAGTCCAACTGGTCAATCTGCTGAACGAAAACATGGAGCAGTTCCGCCTCGGCTTTATGGAAAAGCTGGACATTGAATTGCACCGCAACGGCACTGCATCTACTGATGCTGTCACCGGTCTGGATGGCCTGATTGCTATCGCACCAGCTACCGGCATTGTCGGCGGTCTGGATCGCGCTACTGCCGTGTACTGGCGCAATAACTTCACCACTGCAATCGCATCGACTACTGCCGGCGCGCTGGCTACAGCGATGGAACTCCAATGGCGCAAGTGTATCCGCACAGGCGGCATGCCCGACTTCATCCTGGCAGGCTCTGCATTCATTGACGCATACCGCCAATACGGCATTCAAGGCATTACACAGAATACCGATGCAGGCAGTGTGAAACGCCTGGATGCTGGCGTCGGCTCGGGTGTATCGACTGGCTTGTACTTCAAGGGCGTTGAAATCATTTGGGACCCGAACTTCGAAACGCTGGACGCGCTCGATGCACCGGTTATTCCTTGGGAAAAACGCTGCTACTTCATCAACACCAAGCACATTGAATTGCGCGACGACGACATGGATATTGTCACGCCGACCCGTCCGCATAACGTGCTGGCCTTGTACCAGATGATCAATCTGCGCCTGGCTCTGGTGCTGAAGAAAGCAAACGCCCACTCGGTAATGGCTATCGCTTAA
- a CDS encoding Hypothetical protein (Evidence 5 : No homology to any previously reported sequences) produces the protein MATEREDVLDQLTGNVSDNDEVTHDESNEAENAPEAEVIEAPAPTEGDAATALLDSISEPDPNAPKEDEAKAAAKPTDAEAAKPKTLEEEEAEALEGVKSDRGRERIQATFAKLKETESVKQQLEQDITEFKEMVQSTGMQPQEFSQMLEFGRLLNSGDESQARIALQMLDEQREAICKQLGIEAPGVDPLSDFPDLKLAVDNMEMTKEHALKLAKFERQDMAAKQAQQAQQLQQQGDQEFQRTVADAAKTAEAYFDTRKHEADFAPKIRRIQEHFKDPAKMQEFVQNFEPKQWFAQFRFMYDNMSVAPAQPVNTPQPLRSRSATHGAPVTNANASTEDRIMGHLESLGL, from the coding sequence GCAACGTATCGGACAATGACGAAGTAACGCACGACGAAAGCAATGAGGCAGAGAACGCACCAGAAGCCGAAGTCATTGAAGCGCCAGCGCCAACAGAAGGCGATGCCGCTACTGCTTTGCTGGATTCGATCAGCGAGCCAGATCCCAATGCACCGAAAGAGGACGAGGCTAAGGCCGCAGCAAAGCCGACTGATGCCGAAGCCGCCAAGCCGAAGACGCTGGAAGAAGAAGAAGCCGAAGCACTGGAAGGCGTCAAGTCTGACCGTGGGCGCGAACGCATCCAGGCAACATTCGCCAAGCTGAAGGAAACAGAATCTGTCAAACAGCAGCTTGAACAAGACATTACCGAATTCAAAGAGATGGTGCAGTCCACCGGCATGCAGCCGCAAGAATTCTCGCAGATGCTGGAGTTTGGCCGCTTGCTCAATTCAGGTGACGAATCGCAGGCGCGCATTGCATTGCAGATGCTGGATGAACAGCGCGAAGCAATTTGCAAGCAGCTTGGCATTGAAGCGCCTGGCGTGGATCCGCTGTCCGACTTCCCCGACCTGAAGCTGGCCGTCGATAACATGGAAATGACGAAGGAGCATGCGCTGAAGCTGGCAAAGTTTGAGCGGCAAGACATGGCAGCAAAGCAAGCGCAACAAGCGCAGCAGTTGCAGCAACAGGGCGATCAGGAATTCCAGCGCACCGTTGCGGATGCCGCCAAAACCGCTGAAGCATATTTCGACACACGCAAGCATGAAGCAGACTTTGCCCCAAAGATTCGCCGCATTCAGGAGCACTTCAAAGATCCAGCGAAGATGCAGGAGTTCGTGCAGAACTTTGAGCCCAAGCAATGGTTTGCACAGTTCCGTTTCATGTACGACAACATGAGTGTCGCGCCAGCGCAGCCAGTCAACACGCCGCAGCCACTACGCAGCCGAAGCGCAACGCATGGCGCACCAGTAACGAATGCCAATGCATCCACGGAAGACCGCATCATGGGGCATCTTGAAAGCCTCGGATTGTAA